In Mercurialis annua linkage group LG6, ddMerAnnu1.2, whole genome shotgun sequence, the following are encoded in one genomic region:
- the LOC126688003 gene encoding WRKY transcription factor 22-like: protein MDDDWDLQAVVRSCTTAASSSSTTTSAAVAASGFPKKGGFYSFSCLGSESAASGSLFSTSDPFETRNVNVVGELHELFKPFYPKSHHQISNIITTSTASSSSSLYSPQSAPISPIVSKEFTQIKQLQQNKQTLTANSVNSSANSHAPRSKRRKNQLKKICQVPAEALSSDVWAWRKYGQKPIKGSPYPRGYYRCSSSKGCLARKQVERNRSDPGMFIVTYTGEHNHPAPTHRNSLAGSTRQKTTASQTATASDSNQPSPAKPTCSSPAISLDDELLPQSTNTDQSREEKDTMEDDDDDEFGGFSDMAVGDDFFSGLDELAYPDAGDRFGDHFGVNFGLPWIANNAATAASSL from the exons ATGGATGATGACTGGGATCTTCAGGCTGTGGTCAGAAGTTGCACCACCGCTGCTTCCTCCTCCTCAACCACCACCAGCGCCGCCGTGGCGGCTTCTGGTTTCCCGAAGAAAGGAGGGTTTTATAGCTTTTCTTGTTTGGGGAGTGAATCTGCAGCTTCTGGGTCTCTTTTTAGTACTTCGGATCCTTTTGAAACAAGAAATGTTAACGTTGTCGGAGAATTACACGAGCTTTTTAAACCGTTTTATCCGAAATCTCATCATCAGATCAGTAATATTATTACCACTTCTACTGCTTCGTCTTCTTCCTCTCTGTACTCTCCACAAAGTGCACCGATTTCTCCTATTGTTTCTAAAGAATTTACGCAGATTAAACAGCTACAACAGAATAAACAGACTCTTACTGCTAATTCTGTGAATTCTAGTGCAAATTCTCATGCTCCTCGATCTAAAAGAAG GAAGAATCAGTTAAAGAAAATATGTCAGGTTCCGGCAGAGGCTCTTTCTTCTGATGTATGGGCTTGGAGAAAATACGGGCAAAAACCCATTAAAGGCTCTCCATATCCAAg GGGATATTACAGATGTAGTAGTTCAAAGGGTTGTTTGGCCCGGAAACAAGTGGAGCGAAACAGATCCGACCCGGGAATGTTCATAGTAACGTACACAGGGGAGCACAACCACCCAGCACCCACCCACAGAAACTCTCTCGCCGGAAGCACCAGGCAAAAAACCACCGCCTCACAAACTGCAACCGCCAGTGACTCTAACCAGCCATCTCCGGCGAAGCCCACGTGCTCCTCTCCGGCCATCTCTTTAGACGATGAGCTTTTACCACAGAGCACAAATACTGATCAAAGCAGAGAAGAAAAAGATACAATGGAAGATGACGACGACGATGAGTTTGGTGGGTTCTCCGACATGGCCGTCGGAGATGATTTCTTTTCCGGTTTGGATGAGCTTGCTTATCCCGACGCCGGTGACCGGTTCGGTGATCATTTCGGTGTGAATTTTGGTCTGCCTTGGATAGCTAACAATGCTGCCACTGCAGCTAGTAGtctttaa
- the LOC126685718 gene encoding uncharacterized protein LOC126685718, translating into MLAVNAPRSFISPLLFLTSSTSLSSPPLRTTSPLSVSKLLFFHSRLSSLHRHRAMCEANETTSTPEHVAGTWYSVPDLRLRDHRFTVPLDYRNNQNASPKISIFIREVVAVGKEEQLLPYLLFLQGGPGFECPRPTEGSGWINKACEEFRVILMDQRGTGLSTPLTPSSLSQLDSAEKMAEYLKFFRADNIVNDAEFIRVRLVPNAEPWTILGQSYGGFCAVTYLSFAAHGLKQVLITGGIPPIKNGCTADTVYRACREQVICQNEKYYKRFPQDVEVVREVVNHLAESERGGVPLPSGGILTPRGLQALGLSGLGFSAGFERLHYMFERVWDPIIVPGSQMKISHYFLKAFENWLDFDSNPLYALLHESIYCQGASSKWAAHRIMAEDNGQFNAIKAAKEGRPVFFTGEMVFPWMFDEIHALRPFKDAAHLLSEKKDWPPLYDITKLNNNKVPVAAALYYEDMYLNFKVAMETAPEIAGIRLWITNEYTHSGLRDAGGRVLDHLLGMLNGKKPLF; encoded by the exons ATGCTAGCAGTTAACGCACCACGCTCGTTTATATCGCCACTCCTCTTTTTGACCTCATCGACTTCACTTTCATCTCCTCCGCTCCGTACGACTTCGCCCCTCTCAGTTTCAAAGCTTCTCTTCTTCCACTCTCGCCTGAGCTCACTCCACAGACACCGTGCAATGTGCGAAGCAAATGAAACGACTTCCACGCCGGAGCACGTTGCCGGAACTTGGTACTCCGTGCCAGACCTCCGGCTTCGCGACCATCGGTTTACAGTTCCTCTTGATTACCGCAATAACCAGAATGCCTCTCCTAAGATCTCAATTTTTATTCGCGAAGTCGTCGCCG TTGGGAAAGAAGAACAGCTACTGCCTTACTTATTATTTCTACAGGGTGGACCTGGCTTCGAGTGTCCACGGCCAACTGAAGGCAGTGGATGGATAAACAAAGCTTGTGAAGAATTCCGTGTAATTTTGATGGACCAG CGAGGAACAGGTTTATCGACTCCTTTGACACCATCATCATTGTCACAACTGGATTCTGCAGAGAAGATGGCTGAATACTTGAAGTTTTTTCGTGCTGACAATATAGTGAATGATGCTGAGTTTATCCGAGTTCGTCTTGTTCCTAATGCTGAACCTTGGACAATCTTGGGTCAG AGTTATGGTGGATTTTGTGCTGTAACCTATTTGAGTTTTGCGGCACATGGACTAAAACAAGTCCTTATAACTGGAGGAATTCCTCCAATAAAAAATGGGTGCACTGCAGATACAGTTTATAGAGCATGCCGTGAACAGGTTATTTGCCAAAATGAAAAGTACTACAAGAGATTCCCTCAAGATGTTGAAGTTGTTCGAGAAGTTGTGAACCATTTGGCAGAATCTGAAAGAGGCGGG GTGCCTCTTCCATCTGGAGGAATCTTAACACCAAGAGGACTACAAGCTCTTGGTCTTTCTGGTTTAGGATTCAGTGCAGGTTTTGAACGTCTTCATTACAT GTTTGAGAGGGTGTGGGATCCAATCATAGTTCCTGGATCACAAATGAAAATTAGCCACTATTTTTTAAAAGCT TTTGAAAATTGGTTGGATTTTGATTCAAACCCCCTGTATGCTCTCCTACATGAGTCCATATACTGTCAG GGTGCTTCATCAAAGTGGGCTGCTCACAGAATTATGGCCGAAGAcaatggtcaatttaatgcaATAAAGGCTGCCAAAGAAGGTCGGCCAGTATTTTTCACTGGAGAG ATGGTGTTTCCATGGATGTTCGATGAAATTCATGCATTGAGGCCGTTCAAAGATGCTGCTCACTTATTGTCTGAGAAGAAAGACTGGCCTCCCCTCTATGACATCACCAAGCTAAACAATAACAAG GTACCCGTTGCGGCGGCTCTGTATTACGAAGACATGTATCTGAATTTCAAGGTGGCAATGGAGACAGCTCCTGAGATTGCGGGGATTAGATTATGGATAACTAACGAATACACGCATTCTGGTCTGCGGGATGCAGGAGGACGTGTTTTGGATCATTTATTAGGAATGTTAAATGGGAAGAAGCCTTTGTTTTGA
- the LOC126688002 gene encoding pentatricopeptide repeat-containing protein At3g61520, mitochondrial: MSITRSTPKNLNLIKSSLHLRYISTECTLQTPPQQQTNDSIINQAVQLLQIPHNEWNLTHLNQLIFSDSSPSPRLLFQITRRLPSSSQALEFLRYLQHNSPPSLSNTQHFSSAFQAIFELASRERDGPGKNLHDLYKLSKEWNIPLTINSATLLLRCFGRAGLVEESVVLFDELGHKNTHVCNVMIGGLLKGGRFDYAVKVLDEMLQPEAESDSRPDDVTGDIVFSWLIRNENLGRVVSAEESVEVVLKLGGFGTFPNAFWLTQMIGKLCRNGKTNVAYDLLIELMTLGAAVEAIPCNALLTGLGRCSDFDKMNKVMAKMKEMEIKPNVVTFGILINHLCKFRRVDEALDVFRSMSEGKESDGFLIEPDAVIFNTLIDGHCKVGRQEEGLDLMQKMKLQGCAPTTVTYNCLIDGYCKAGEIERGLELFDEMHREGVVPNAITVNTLVDGMCKHGRTNSAVQFLEEMQSKGLKGNAFAFSSLINAFCNVNNIGKAMQIFDQMLIDGYTPDAMVYYNLIYGLTQARRMDDAVSILSKMKEAGFCPDVVCYNGLIAGFCNKNDLDKAHEMLNDMEEAGVKPDSITYNSLISYFGKIGDFKVAHKMMRKMTQEGLQPTVATYGSLIHSYCLSGNIDKAMKIFEDMNEDASRIAPNTVIYNILIDSLCKNNNVEYALSLMDDMRVKWVKPNTLTYNAIFKGLRERKWLKRAFELMDRMTAECCDPDYITMEILTEWLSDAGETEKLRSFARGYEFSASTAETGFSKGDHEI; this comes from the coding sequence atgagcatcacTCGATCAACACCCAAAAACCTGAACCTCATTAAATCCTCCCTTCACCTCCGTTACATATCCACCGAATGCACCCTACAAACCCCGCCGCAACAACAAACCAACGACTCAATAATAAACCAAGCCGTCCAGCTTCTTCAAATCCCACACAATGAATGGAACCTCACCCACCTCAACCAACTCATATTCTCCGACTCCTCTCCTTCTCCTCGTCTCCTCTTCCAAATCACCCGCCGCTTACCCTCCTCCTCACAAGCCCTCGAATTCCTCCGTTATCTCCAACACAATTCCCCACCGTCATTATCAAATACCCAGCATTTTTCCTCCGCTTTTCAGGCCATCTTCGAGCTCGCTAGTCGCGAACGAGATGGCCCGGGAAAGAATCTTCACGACCTTTATAAGTTGTCAAAGGAGTGGAATATTCCACTTACGATCAATTCTGCCACGCTTCTACTTCGCTGCTTTGGAAGAGCTGGGTTGGTGGAAGAATCGGTTGTTCTGTTTGATGAACTTGGGCATAAGAATACCCATGTTTGTAATGTTATGATTGGTGGGCTGTTGAAAGGTGGCCGGTTTGATTATGCAGTTAAGGTGCTCGACGAAATGCTTCAACCAGAGGCGGAGTCGGATTCTCGCCCTGATGATGTTACTGGTGATATTGTGTTTTCTTGGTTGATTAGAAATGAGAATTTAGGGAGGGTTGTGAGTGCGGAAGAGAGTGTGGAAGTGGTGTTGAAATTGGGTGGATTCGGTACTTTTCCGAATGCGTTTTGGCTTACTCAGATGATTGGAAAACTATGTCGAAATGGGAAGACGAATGTAGCTTATGATCTTTTGATTGAATTGATGACGCTAGGGGCGGCTGTAGAAGCGATTCCTTGTAATGCACTATTGACAGGATTGGGTAGATGTagtgattttgataaaatgaataAGGTTATGGCAAAAATGAAGGAAatggaaattaaaccaaatgttgtTACTTTTGGAATTCTTATTAATCACCTTTGCAAGTTTAGGAGAGTTGATGAGGCTTTAGATGTGTTTCGGAGTATGAGTGAAGGTAAAGAGAGTGATGGGTTTTTAATTGAACCGGATGCAGTTATATTCAACACTCTGATTGATGGACATTGTAAAGTGGGGAGGCAAGAAGAAGGTTTGGATTTGATGCAAAAGATGAAATTGCAAGGGTGTGCTCCTACTACTGTTACCTATAATTGCTTGATTGACGGATATTGTAAAGCTGGCGAGATAGagagaggattggagttgtTTGATGAGATGCATAGAGAAGGAGTTGTCCCTAATGCAATCACCGTTAATACTTTGGTTGATGGTATGTGCAAACACGGGAGAACAAACAGTGCGGTTCAATTTTTGGAGGAGATGCAAAGTAAAGGCTTGAAAGGCAACGCTTTTGCTTTTTCATCGCTGATTAATGCTTTTTGTAATGTGAACAATATCGGGAAGGCAATGCAAATATTTGATCAAATGTTGATTGATGGATATACTCCAGATGCAATGGTTTACTATAACTTGATTTATGGCTTAACCCAGGCTAGACGGATGGACGACGCCGTTTCTATCCTATCAAAGATGAAAGAAGCAGGGTTCTGTCCTGATGTTGTGTGCTATAATGGTTTGATTGCTGGATTTTGCAACAAGAACGATTTGGACAAAGCACATGAGATGCTCAATGATATGGAGGAAGCTGGAGTGAAACCTGACAGCATCACATACAACTCTTTAATTTCTTACTTTGGCAAGATTGGAGATTTCAAAGTTGCTCATAAGATGATGAGAAAGATGACGCAGGAAGGTCTACAACCTACGGTTGCTACATACGGATCTCTTATACATTCATATTGCTTAAGTGGGAATATCGATAAAGCAATGAAAATATTTGAAGACATGAACGAGGATGCTTCAAGGATAGCACCCAATACCGTGATATACAATATCCTGATAGACTCCTTGTGTAAGAATAATAATGTAGAGTATGCTCTTTCGTTGATGGATGATATGAGAGTTAAGTGGGTGAAACCCAACACACTAACATATAATGCCATTTTCAAAGGCCTTAGGGAGAGAAAATGGCTGAAGCGGGCCTTTGAACTGATGGATAGGATGACAGCGGAGTGTTGTGATCCCGATTACATTACCATGGAGATACTGACAGAATGGCTGTCTGATGCTGGTGAAACAGAGAAGCTACGGAGCTTTGCTCGAGGATATGAGTTTTCAGCTTCTACAGCAGAGACTGGCTTCAGCAAGGGAGATcatgaaatttga
- the LOC126685881 gene encoding uncharacterized protein LOC126685881, which translates to MRRSLTGLVRSLAETPTRGFCTKSEKLVASVLFERLPVVIPQIDPIVYAFQEFSFRWQQQYRRRYPDEFLDKANARGKGDYQIDYQPAPRITEADKTNDRKSLQRALDRRLYLLLYGNAYGSPSNKPVWHFPEKVYEAEETMRKCAESALQSVLGDLSHTYFVGNAPMGHMAIQPADNVSDAGYKQFFFKSQVIATNKLKIGKCEDFVWVTKDELLEYFPEQAEFLKKMIIS; encoded by the exons ATGCGACGATCGTTAACAGGGTTGGTTCGTTCTCTAGCAGAAACTCCAACGCGGGGGTTTTGCACAAAATCAGAGAAACTCGTAGCTTCCGTGCTGTTCGAGAGGTTACCTGTTGTTATCCCTCAAATCGATCCCATCGTCTACGCATTTCAAGAGTTCTC GTTTCGTTGGCAACAGCAATATCGACGGAGATATCCAGATGAGTTTTTAGATAAGGCTAATGCAAG GGGAAAGGGTGATTACCAAATTGACTATCAACCGGCTCCACGCATCACTGAAGCTGACAAAACTAATGATAGAAA GTCTCTACAAAGGGCACTTGACAGAAGACTTTACCTTCTTTTATATGGAAATGCATATGGATCTCCTAGTAACAAGCCTGTCTGGCATTTTCCGGAGAAGGTTTATGAGGCAGAGGAAACAATGCGCAAG TGTGCAGAGTCTGCTTTGCAGTCCGTCTTAGGTGACCTTTCCCACACATATTTTGTTGGAAATGCTCCTATGGGTCATATGGCCATACAGCCAGCAGATAATGTATCAGATGCTGGTTATAAG CAATTCTTCTTTAAGTCACAAGTGATTGCAACAAACAAGCTTAAAATAGGAAAGTGTGAGGATTTTGTTTGGGTGACCAAGGATGAGTTACTGGAGTATTTTCCCGAGCAAGCCGAATTTCTCAAGAAGATGATCATCAGCTGA
- the LOC126685855 gene encoding E4 SUMO-protein ligase PIAL2-like: protein MEGRTTSGIEASVLLAEVIDLLATEIRSSDQQPANPTFLTSLCRCLARVIDYAVACDEVPSRVQQLPLLLKQVCQYSNDDIDASVQAAVMVLMISVKNACKNGWFPVEDTVNLLILAEQAANLFSNVDDVNAVPTDEFPVITKIVNRFYPKIKLGNMLAFLKVKPGFRAFTADFNISNKTTPVQEEIGLFVAKLNDVNTSSCIVTPPQANFLLNGKGVEGRTNCSMDCEPQLPTNVTAMLEQGMNLLQAVGQFDDDYIVAIAYMHELSAFDSIMIPDYIKPVTSSDSCSDVILEPTQVSLNCPISKTRIRTPVKGHCCNHYQCFDFESFMMSNSKRPSWRCPVCNQSVCYPDIRIDQDTAKILKEVGDNALYVVISANGSWKVILESNDDADPPYKRMKGCQRERPEQHDSGGKMSRPANVIDLTAEEADSAQGISISDSEARRHQDNPRNSLLAENLAPSDADIIGDDNNKKFLRNVAVQTEEDMHFTAGCTLATPDTSMADCTSAANTEHEENTSRVSSTTGSQYPILEISSGVNFLVSNGDFSHSLPFAALDGRIAGNASTENSQQLGRVSMNVLPVADIASPSAQNHLSTQVSNNKNVLQNVAVQTGKNTSSTASGCTSAVPATSMADCTATANTEHGGNEGRVSSTTQSQNPMLSEISSGLNLRVPNRDSSHSMPFASPDGRIAGNASTESSQQLGRVSMNVMPVADTASPSTQNRLLTQDQGGQQIHTPVVPLRRPRSKNMFNTPWSATFSGMLAAQAAIQSQNTFQAPQNSNRSGMRTNQAAITPQDLVQPQQYSSLFRMRTAQAAFPSQNLIEEPNLSGMKVTQAPAPSQDLIQAQQHQFASMRTSQAAPQPQNMTEAPVYPSNTRAAPHIQHTVNPSTDAQVIHQLQLSGSANQVSGAATDDQLPQKTTPQSTPHVPKTALFAPVYLGPSGTSSPLTQGIVTQPHMTTGKRRDAVGIPQPTDSVVETSGKSASTDKWRPTGKMRGSLTGQAYAAYKQFVTRPIQPSQAATNPSKHPTIPQ, encoded by the exons atggaaGGAAGAACAACAAGTGGAATCGAAGCTTCAGTTTTGTTAGCGGAAGTGATTGATTTACTTGCAACAGAAATACGAAGTTCTGATCAGCAACCCGCAAACCCTACTTTCTTGACATCTCTGTGTCGTTGTCTAGCCAG AGTTATTGATTATGCAGTTGCATGCGACGAGGTACCGTCAAGAGTTCAACAACTGCCGCTGTTGCTCAAACAG GTTTGTCAATATAGTAATGATGATATTGATGCCTCCGTTCAAGCTGCTGTCATGGTGCTTATGATTTCTGTCAag AACGCTTGCAAGAATGGATGGTTTCCAGTTGAGGATACGGTTAACCTTCTTATATTGGCCGAGCAG GCTGCAAATCTTTTCAGCAATGTCGACGATGTGAATGCTGTACCAACCGATGAGTTTCCTGTTATAACAAAAATCGTAAATAG GTTCtatccaaaaataaaattgggCAACATGCTTGCGTTTCTTAAAGTCAAG CCTGGATTTAGAGCTTTTACGGCCGACTTCAACATCTCAAATAAGACAACTCCTGTGCAAGAAGAAATT GGTCTTTTTGTTGCTAAACTAAATGATGTAAACACATCCTCTTGTATTGTGACTCCACCTCAAGCAAA TTTTTTGTTAAATGGGAAGGGAGTAGAGGGCAGGACTAATTGTTCCATG GACTGCGAACCACAACTTCCAACAAATGTTACCGCAATGCTTGAGCAGGGAATGAATCTTTTACAAGCTGTTGGTCAGTTTGATG ACGACTACATCGTTGCTATAGCCTACATGCATGAGCTGTCAGCTTTTGATTCTATAATGATACCAGATTATATAAAGCCGGTTACTTCATCTGATTCCT GTTCTGATGTTATTCTTGAGCCAACACAGGTTTCTCTAAACTGCCCTATAAG CAAGACGCGTATAAGAACTCCTGTCAAAGGACATTGCTGTAATCATTATCAG TGTTTTGATTTCGAGAGTTTCATGATGTCAAACTCAAAGCGGCCTTCATGGCGTTGCCCTGTTTGTAACCAGTCTGTCTGCTACCCTGACATACGCATTGATCAGGACACAGCCAAG ATCTTGAAAGAAGTGGGAGATAATGCTCTTTATGTGGTAATCTCGGCAAATGGCTCTTGGAAGGTTATCTTAGAGAGTAATGACGATGCAGATCCACCATATAAGAGAATGAAGGGTTGTCAAAGAGAGAGGCCTGAACAGCATGACTCTGGTGGAAAAATGTCTCGCCCTGCCAATGTCATTGATCTTACAGCAGAAGAGGCTGATTCTGCTCAAGGTATAAGTATCTCGGACAGTGAAGCCAGGAGACACCAAGATAATCCTCGCAATTCTCTTCTCGCTGAAAATCTTGCACCATCCGATGCAGATATTATAGGTGATGATAATAATAAGAAGTTCCTCCGGAATGTTGCTGTCCAAACAGAAGAAGATATGCATTTTACTGCAGGTTGTACTTTGGCAACCCCTGATACAAGTATGGCTGACTGTACCTCTGCTGCTAATACTGAACACGAGGAAAACACAAGTAGAGTTTCAAGCACAACTGGGTCCCAGTATCCAATACTAGAAATATCAAGTGGTGTAAATTTTTTGGTGTCAAATGGAGACTTTTCCCACAGCTTGCCTTTTGCGGCACTTGATGGTAGAATTGCTGGCAATGCTAGCACAGAAAATAGTCAACAGCTTGGTAGAGTGTCTATGAATGTTTTACCAGTTGCAGATATAGCATCACCCTCCGCACAAAATCATTTATCGACACAAGTAAGCAATAATAAGAATGTACTCCAGAATGTCGCTGTCCAAACAGGAAAAAATACGTCTTCTACTGCATCTGGTTGTACTTCTGCAGTCCCTGCTACAAGTATGGCTGACTGTACCGCTACTGCAAATACTGAACACGGGGGAAATGAGGGTAGAGTTTCAAGCACAACTCAGTCCCAAAATCCAATGCTATCTGAAATTTCAAGCGGTTTAAATTTGAGGGTGCCAAATCGAGACTCTTCCCACAGCATGCCTTTTGCGTCACCTGATGGTAGAATTGCTGGCAATGCGAGTACAGAAAGTAGTCAACAGCTTGGTAGAGTGTCTATGAATGTTATGCCAGTCGCAGATACGGCATCGCCTTCCACACAAAATCGTTTATTGACACAa GACCAAGGAGGTCAACAGATTCATACTCCTGTGGTGCCCTTGAGGCGCCCTCGATCTAAAAACATGTTCAACACCCCATGGAGTGCCACTTTTTCTGGCATGTTGGCTGCCCAAGCTGCAATTCAGTCTCAGAACACGTTCCAGGCTCCTCAGAACTCCAACCGTTCTGGAATGAGGACTAACCAAGCTGCAATAACGCCTCAAGACTTGGTCCAACCACAACAATACTCCAGCCTTTTCAGAATGAGGACTGCTCAAGCTGCATTCCCATCTCAAAACTTGATCGAAGAACCCAATCTTTCTGGCATGAAGGTGACTCAAGCTCCAGCACCATCTCAAGACTTGATCCAAGCTCAACAACACCAGTTTGCTAGCATGAGAACTTCACAAGCTGCTCCCCAACCTCAAAACATGACCGAAGCTCCAGTGTACCCCAGCAACACTAGAGCGGCACCACATATTCAACACACGGTAAATCCATCTACTGACGCACAAGTGATTCATCAGCTCCAGCTAAGTGGCAGTGCCAATCAAGTCTCAGGTGCTGCAACTGACGATCAACTTCCACAAAAGACAACGCCACAGTCAACACCCCATGTACCAAAAACGGCATTGTTTGCACCAGTTTATCTTGGACCATCTGGAACAAGTTCCCCATTGACTCAAGGCATTGTTACTCAGCCTCACATGACAACCGGCAAGCGGAGGGATGCAGTTGGGATTCCCCAGCCAACAGACTCGGTGGTTGAAACTTCTGGTAAATCGGCATCCACCGATAAATGGCGGCCCACTGGAAAAATGAGGGGAAGTCTAACAGGACAGGCTTATGCTGCATATAAGCAATTTGTGACTCGACCTATTCAACCTTCTCAGGCAGCTACAAATCCATCCAAGCACCCGACAATTCCTCAGTGA
- the LOC126685856 gene encoding probable WRKY transcription factor 43, with protein sequence MDEQTHQLQPQNSSYELLTPAPSFLPLHPQLPVDDIDWISLLSGQVGDQNNRPMMMGSGSDGKGADQEKEKGNDKPRKSSRMMKRSSRPRFAFQTRSADDILDDGYRWRKYGQKAVKNTSFPRSYYRCTYHTCNVKKQVQRLSKDTSIVVTTYDGIHNHPCEKLMETLTPLLKQMQFLVRF encoded by the exons ATGGACGAACAAACCCATCAACTGCAACCCCAAAACTCATCCTACGAGCTATTGACACCTGCACCTTCATTTCTTCCACTGCATCCTCAGTTACCAGTCGATGATATTGACTGGATTTCTCTTCTTTCGGGTCAAGTGGGCGATCAGAATAATAGGCCGATGATGATGGGAAGTGGTTCTGATGGAAAAGGAGCCGATCAAGAGAAAGAAAAGGGGAATGATAAGCCTAGAAAGAGTAGCAGAATGATGAAACGTAGCAGCAGGCCGAGGTTCGCTTTTCAAACAAGAAGTGCTGATGATATTCTTGACGATGGCTATCGTTGGAGAAAATATGGCCAGAAAGCTGTCAAGAACACCTCTTTTCCCAG GAGTTACTATAGGTGCACATACCACACATGCAACGTGAAGAAGCAAGTGCAGAGGCTATCGAAGGACACAAGCATTGTAGTCACCACTTACGATGGCATTCATAACCATCCCTGTGAGAAGCTCATGGAAACCCTAACTCCTCTACTCAAGCAAATGCAGTTTCTTGTAAGGTTCTAA
- the LOC126654040 gene encoding 3-methyl-2-oxobutanoate hydroxymethyltransferase 1, mitochondrial-like — MSLFTKLSKRTHTITLNSLVHRLRCMSNIPENTVYGGPKPQNPNQRVTLNTLKQKHKKGEPITVVTAYDYPSAVHLDTAGIDICLVGDSAAMVVHGHDTTLPISLDEMLVHCRAVARGAKRPLLVGDLPFGTYESSAMQAVDTAIRVLKEGGMDAIKLEGGSSSRISAAKSIVEGGIAVMGHVGLTPQAISVLGGFRPQGKDISSAIKVVETALQLQEAGCFSVVLECVPPAVAAAATAALRIPTIGIGAGPFCSGQVLVYHDLLGMMQHPHHAKVTPKFCKQFAQVGDVINKALLEYKEEVTNGSFPGAAHSPYKINAADMNGFLTGLQKLGLDEAATSAAAAVAKMATAELIE, encoded by the exons atgtcgcTGTTCACCAAGCTTTCCAAACGCACCCACACGATCACCCTCAATTCTCTCGTCCACCGCCTCCGCTGCATGAGCAACATACCGGAAAACACTGTCTACGGCGGCCCTAAGCCGCAGAATCCAAACCAACGAGTAACTCTAAACACCTTGaagcaaaaacataaaaaaggtGAGCCAATCACTGTTGTCACCGCTTATGACTATCCCTCCGCCGTCCACCTCGATACCGCCGGAATTGACATTTGTTTGGTCGGGGATTCAGCTGCTATGGTGGTTCACGGTCACGACACCACTCTGCCTATCTCTCTCGATGAAATGCTCGTCCACTGCCGCGCCGTGGCTCGCGGCGCTAAGAGACCGCTTCTCGTCGGTGACTTACCTTTTGGTACATACGAATCGAGCGCCATGCAG GCAGTTGATACGGCGATCAGGGTTTTGAAAGAAGGAGGAATGGATGCAATTAAGTTGGAAGGAGGTTCGAGTTCGAGAATTAGTGCTGCTAAATCTATTGTTGAAGGTGGAATTGCAGTTATGGGTCATGTTGGACTTACTCCTCAAGCTATTAGTGTTCTTGGTGGATTTAGACCTCAAGGCAAGGATATTTCTAGTGCTATTAAG GTTGTGGAGACTGCATTGCAATTGCAGGAAGCAGGGTGTTTTTCTGTTGTTTTGGAGTGTGTACCTCCTGCTGTAGCCGCTGCAGCGACTGCTGCTCTTCGGATTCCTACTATTGGCATTGGAGCCGGACCTTTTTGCAGTGGCcag GTGTTGGTTTATCATGATCTCTTGGGCATGATGCAACATCCACATCACGCCAAG GTTACTCCAAAGTTCTGTAAGCAGTTTGCGCAAGTGGGGGATGTAATAAACAAAGCTCTGCTCGAGTACAAGGAAGAAGTAACAAATGGTTCATTTCCAGGAGCTGCACACAGTCCATATAAGATAAATGCAGCTGATATGAATGGTTTCTTGACCGGACTACAAAAGTTAGGTTTGGACGAGGCAGCAACATCAGCAGCTGCAGCTGTTGCCAAAATGGCAACTGctgaattgattgaataa